A stretch of the Rhizomicrobium sp. genome encodes the following:
- the deoA gene encoding thymidine phosphorylase yields the protein MLPQELIRKKRDGHALTEDELVFAVKGITDGGFSEAQVAAFAMAVYFQGMNGAERVAFTRAMTRSGRVLDWGEHELGGPVLDKHSTGGVGDKVSLMLAPIVAACGGVVPMISGRGLGHTGGTLDKMGAIPGYVCDPDIETFQRVVRQVGCAIIGQTADLAPADRRLYAVRDVTATVESIPLIAASILSKKLAAGLSGLTMDVKTGSGAFMAKADDARALAETLVSIGQGAGLPVTALITDMDSVLGTTVGHALEMREALDYLTAKGARDARLHAVTLALAAEMLLLGGLVPNLDEGRDEAQQAVDSGRAVEVFARMVAALGGPADFVERADAYLPAAPVVKPVIARRTGFVAGMNARSIGVELIDLGGGRRRTTDMLDLAVGFSRFVQAGAKVSAGDTLALVHAADEAAAANAVAVLGRILHIDDPEPGARPVVTARIAAPR from the coding sequence GTGCTCCCGCAAGAACTCATCCGCAAGAAGCGTGACGGTCATGCCCTGACCGAGGACGAGCTGGTCTTCGCGGTGAAGGGCATCACCGACGGCGGCTTCAGCGAGGCCCAGGTCGCGGCCTTCGCGATGGCGGTCTATTTCCAGGGCATGAACGGCGCCGAGCGCGTCGCCTTCACCCGCGCCATGACGCGCTCGGGACGGGTGCTGGACTGGGGCGAGCACGAGCTCGGCGGGCCGGTGCTCGACAAGCATTCGACGGGCGGGGTGGGCGACAAGGTGAGCCTGATGCTGGCGCCGATCGTCGCGGCCTGCGGCGGCGTGGTGCCGATGATCTCGGGGCGCGGCCTCGGCCACACCGGCGGCACGCTGGACAAGATGGGCGCGATCCCCGGCTATGTGTGCGATCCCGACATCGAGACCTTCCAGCGCGTCGTGCGGCAGGTCGGCTGCGCCATCATCGGGCAGACTGCCGACCTGGCGCCGGCCGACCGGCGGCTCTATGCGGTGCGCGACGTGACCGCGACGGTGGAATCCATCCCGCTGATCGCGGCCTCGATCCTGTCGAAGAAGCTGGCGGCGGGGCTGAGCGGGCTGACGATGGACGTGAAGACCGGCTCGGGCGCCTTCATGGCGAAGGCGGACGATGCGCGTGCGCTGGCGGAGACGCTCGTTTCCATTGGACAGGGCGCGGGGCTGCCGGTCACCGCGCTGATCACCGACATGGATTCGGTCTTGGGCACCACGGTGGGACATGCGCTGGAGATGCGCGAGGCGCTCGATTATCTCACGGCCAAGGGCGCGCGCGACGCGCGGCTGCACGCGGTCACGCTCGCGCTGGCAGCGGAGATGCTGCTGCTCGGCGGCTTGGTGCCGAACCTGGACGAGGGGCGCGACGAGGCACAGCAGGCAGTGGACAGCGGGCGCGCCGTCGAGGTCTTCGCGCGCATGGTGGCGGCGCTGGGCGGCCCGGCGGATTTCGTCGAGCGCGCCGACGCCTATCTGCCCGCGGCGCCGGTGGTGAAGCCGGTGATCGCGCGGCGCACCGGCTTTGTCGCGGGGATGAATGCGCGCAGCATCGGGGTGGAACTGATCGACCTGGGCGGCGGGCGGCGCCGGACGACGGATATGCTCGACCTCGCGGTCGGTTTTTCGCGCTTCGTGCAGGCGGGCGCGAAGGTGAGCGCGGGCGACACGCTGGCGCTGGTCCATGCGGCCGACGAAGCGGCGGCGGCCAACGCGGTCGCGGTGCTGGGCCGCATCCTCCATATCGACGATCCCGAGCCGGGGGCGCGGCCGGTCGTGACCGCGCGGATCGCGGCGCCGCGCTGA
- a CDS encoding cytidine deaminase → MDITRRDTVLAAVAGGTLLASAADASAATNATPAQQALIDAAIAARQRAYAPYSHFLVGAALETADGTVFQGCNVENLSYGATICAERNAVFQAVAAGHRKFKAIAVVGDLPGPITPCGMCRQVLGEFGGATEVICANLKQDVMVMTVGALLPAAFDFDPTKV, encoded by the coding sequence ATGGACATCACGCGTCGGGATACCGTGCTGGCGGCGGTTGCGGGCGGCACGCTGCTGGCGAGTGCCGCGGACGCGAGCGCGGCCACCAATGCGACGCCGGCGCAGCAGGCGCTCATCGACGCGGCCATCGCGGCGCGGCAGCGGGCTTATGCGCCCTATTCCCATTTCCTGGTCGGCGCGGCGCTGGAGACCGCGGATGGCACGGTGTTCCAGGGCTGCAATGTCGAGAACCTGTCCTATGGCGCCACGATCTGCGCCGAGCGCAATGCGGTGTTCCAGGCCGTTGCGGCGGGGCACCGCAAATTCAAAGCGATCGCGGTGGTGGGCGACCTGCCGGGGCCGATCACGCCGTGCGGGATGTGCCGCCAGGTGCTGGGCGAGTTCGGCGGCGCGACGGAAGTGATCTGCGCCAATCTCAAGCAGGACGTGATGGTGATGACGGTGGGCGCCCTGCTGCCGGCGGCGTTCGACTTCGATCCGACGAAGGTGTAG
- a CDS encoding aldehyde dehydrogenase family protein — MNVRSAFETMDYGTAPEASAAAEAWLKRHEGGFKLFIGGAWVTAAAHFDSVNPATGKTLGRVGDASAADVDAAVAAARAAQPGWAKLGGHGRARFLYALARLVQKHARLFAVLETMDNGKPIRESRDIDVPLVVRHFYHHAGWAQLIESEFAGYAPLGVVGQVIPWNFPLLMLAWKIAPALAAGNTVVLKPAEDTSLTALLFAEICEEAGLPRGVVNIVTGAGETGQALVEHPGIDKVAFTGSTEVGRLIRAATAGSGKRLTLELGGKSPFIVFEDADLDAAVEGAVDAIWFNQGQVCCAGSRLLVQESVAETLYAKLRARMETLRVGDPLDKNTDIGAIVSPKQRAQIEALVRKGVDEGATLFQPKGCPEGCFYPPTLLSGVEAASTVAQVEIFGPVLVAMSFRTPAEAVQLANNTRYGLAASIWSENINVALDLAPKVKAGVVWVNCTNQFDAAAGFGGYRESGFGREGGREGMFEYLKRVSLARPQKAAKAVVAKEALPAPIDRTAKLFIGGKQARPDGGYSRAVLSPAGKQIGLVGEGNRKDIRNAVEAAAKAESWAATSGHARAQILYYCAENLSARADEFAKRLTQMTGVSGAREVAASIRRLFTYAAWADKFDGAIHDPPLRGVVLAMHEAVGTIGIACPDEAPLLAFISLMAPAIAMGNRVVMVPSERHPLAATDFYQVLETSDVPAGVVNIVTGACDALAQTLAEHGNVEAVWYFGGADGARAVEAASAGDLKRTWTGEAIAWFDDRDGEGRHVLRQATQVKNIWIPYGA, encoded by the coding sequence GTGAACGTCCGCAGCGCTTTCGAGACGATGGACTACGGCACGGCGCCGGAGGCGTCCGCGGCCGCCGAGGCCTGGCTCAAGCGGCATGAAGGCGGGTTCAAGCTCTTCATCGGCGGCGCCTGGGTTACGGCGGCGGCGCATTTCGACTCGGTCAATCCCGCGACCGGCAAGACGCTGGGCCGCGTGGGCGACGCGTCGGCGGCGGATGTCGATGCCGCGGTGGCGGCGGCACGGGCGGCGCAGCCCGGCTGGGCGAAGCTCGGCGGGCATGGACGGGCGCGCTTTCTCTATGCCCTGGCGCGGCTGGTGCAGAAGCATGCGCGGCTGTTCGCAGTGCTGGAGACGATGGACAACGGCAAGCCGATCCGCGAGAGCCGCGACATCGACGTGCCGCTGGTGGTCCGGCATTTCTATCATCACGCCGGCTGGGCGCAGCTGATCGAGAGCGAGTTCGCGGGCTACGCGCCGCTCGGCGTGGTGGGGCAGGTGATCCCGTGGAATTTTCCGCTGCTGATGCTGGCGTGGAAGATCGCGCCGGCGCTGGCGGCGGGAAACACGGTGGTGCTGAAGCCGGCGGAAGACACATCTCTCACGGCGCTGCTGTTCGCCGAGATCTGCGAGGAGGCGGGGCTGCCCCGGGGCGTGGTGAACATCGTCACCGGCGCGGGCGAGACCGGCCAGGCGCTGGTCGAGCATCCCGGCATCGACAAGGTGGCATTCACCGGCTCGACCGAGGTGGGGCGGCTGATCCGCGCCGCGACCGCGGGTTCGGGCAAGAGGCTCACGCTGGAGCTGGGCGGCAAGTCGCCGTTCATCGTGTTCGAGGACGCCGACCTGGATGCGGCCGTCGAAGGCGCGGTGGATGCGATCTGGTTCAACCAGGGCCAGGTGTGCTGCGCCGGCTCGCGGCTTCTGGTGCAGGAGAGCGTCGCCGAGACGCTTTACGCCAAGCTGCGGGCGCGGATGGAGACGCTGCGCGTCGGCGATCCGCTCGACAAGAACACCGACATCGGCGCCATCGTCTCGCCCAAGCAGCGGGCGCAGATCGAGGCGCTGGTGCGCAAGGGCGTGGACGAAGGCGCGACGCTGTTCCAGCCGAAAGGCTGTCCGGAGGGCTGCTTCTATCCGCCGACGCTGCTGAGTGGCGTCGAGGCGGCTTCCACGGTGGCGCAGGTGGAGATCTTCGGGCCGGTGCTGGTGGCGATGAGCTTCCGCACGCCGGCCGAAGCGGTGCAACTCGCCAACAACACGCGCTATGGCCTGGCGGCGAGCATCTGGTCGGAGAACATCAATGTCGCGCTCGACCTCGCGCCCAAGGTGAAGGCGGGCGTGGTGTGGGTGAACTGCACCAACCAGTTCGACGCCGCGGCGGGGTTCGGCGGCTATCGCGAATCCGGCTTCGGGCGCGAGGGCGGGCGCGAGGGAATGTTCGAATATCTCAAGCGCGTGTCGCTCGCGAGGCCGCAGAAGGCGGCGAAAGCGGTCGTTGCGAAGGAAGCGCTGCCCGCGCCCATCGACCGCACGGCCAAGCTGTTCATCGGCGGCAAGCAGGCGCGGCCTGACGGCGGCTACAGCCGCGCGGTGCTGTCGCCCGCGGGCAAGCAGATCGGCCTGGTCGGCGAGGGCAACCGCAAGGACATCCGCAACGCGGTCGAGGCGGCGGCGAAAGCGGAAAGCTGGGCGGCGACCAGCGGTCACGCGCGGGCGCAGATACTCTATTACTGCGCCGAGAACCTGTCGGCGCGGGCCGACGAGTTCGCCAAGCGGCTGACGCAGATGACCGGCGTGTCGGGCGCGCGCGAGGTCGCGGCGTCGATCCGGCGCCTGTTCACCTATGCGGCCTGGGCCGACAAGTTCGACGGCGCGATCCACGATCCGCCGCTGCGCGGCGTGGTGCTGGCGATGCACGAGGCGGTCGGGACGATCGGCATCGCCTGTCCGGACGAAGCGCCGCTGCTCGCATTCATATCCTTGATGGCGCCCGCCATCGCGATGGGCAACCGGGTGGTGATGGTGCCGTCGGAACGCCATCCGCTGGCGGCGACGGATTTCTACCAGGTGCTCGAAACCTCGGATGTGCCGGCGGGCGTGGTGAATATCGTCACGGGAGCGTGCGATGCTCTGGCGCAGACGCTGGCCGAGCACGGCAATGTCGAGGCGGTGTGGTATTTCGGCGGCGCGGATGGGGCGCGGGCGGTCGAGGCGGCATCGGCCGGCGACCTCAAGCGGACCTGGACCGGCGAGGCCATCGCCTGGTTCGACGATCGCGACGGCGAGGGGCGGCATGTCCTGCGGCAGGCGACGCAGGTGAAGAATATCTGGATTCCCTACGGCGCTTAG
- the deoC gene encoding deoxyribose-phosphate aldolase, with amino-acid sequence MSNIQPIISRGSLRGNAHLALDRHARNPGIAFDADVIDSLRVNRSAAERRVATLPARRSVKKEWQAAWLLKAVTCIDLTTLAGDDTPGRVQRLCAKARRPVRQDLLDAMGRDAITTGAVCVYHNMVETAVRALAGTGIPVAAVSTGFPAGLTPLKLRLQEIEMSVAAGAREIDIVIDRGHVLTGNYRAVYDEMTAFRAACGPAHVKAIIGAGDLGTLSHVARASMACMMAGADFIKTSTGKEPVNATLPFALVMTRMIRAYREMTGVRIGFKPAGGISTAKDALNYQIVMKEELGLPWLQPDLFRLGASSLLTDIERQLEHFVTGRYSAAHRHPMG; translated from the coding sequence ATGTCCAACATCCAACCGATCATTTCGCGCGGTTCGCTCCGCGGCAATGCCCATTTGGCGCTGGATAGGCATGCCCGCAATCCGGGCATCGCGTTCGATGCCGACGTCATCGACTCGCTGCGGGTGAACCGTTCGGCGGCGGAGCGGCGGGTCGCGACGCTGCCGGCGCGGCGTTCGGTCAAGAAGGAATGGCAGGCGGCGTGGCTGCTCAAGGCCGTGACCTGCATCGACCTCACGACGCTGGCGGGCGACGACACGCCGGGGCGGGTGCAGCGGCTTTGCGCCAAGGCGCGGCGGCCGGTGCGGCAGGACCTGCTCGATGCGATGGGCAGGGATGCGATCACGACCGGTGCGGTCTGCGTCTATCACAATATGGTGGAGACGGCGGTCCGGGCGCTGGCGGGCACGGGGATTCCGGTCGCCGCGGTGTCGACGGGATTCCCGGCCGGGCTCACGCCCTTGAAGCTGCGGCTGCAGGAGATCGAGATGTCGGTCGCGGCGGGGGCGCGCGAGATCGACATCGTGATCGACCGCGGTCATGTGCTCACGGGAAACTATCGCGCGGTCTATGACGAGATGACGGCGTTCCGGGCCGCCTGCGGTCCGGCGCATGTGAAGGCGATCATCGGCGCCGGCGATCTGGGGACGCTGAGCCATGTCGCGCGCGCCTCGATGGCCTGCATGATGGCGGGCGCCGATTTCATCAAGACCTCCACCGGCAAGGAGCCGGTGAATGCGACGCTGCCCTTCGCGCTGGTAATGACGCGGATGATCCGGGCCTATCGCGAGATGACCGGCGTCCGCATCGGCTTCAAGCCGGCGGGCGGCATCTCCACCGCGAAGGACGCGCTGAACTACCAGATCGTGATGAAGGAGGAGCTGGGACTGCCCTGGCTGCAACCCGATCTCTTCCGCCTCGGTGCGTCGAGCCTGCTGACCGACATCGAGCGCCAGCTCGAGCATTTCGTCACCGGCCGCTATTCGGCCGCGCACCGCCATCCGATGGGTTGA
- a CDS encoding DUF2846 domain-containing protein: protein MLIGVKTWLRAAFIVAAVPLFAACASGPTYDALHASEPAVSAESARIYFYRLSTMVGSAIQPSVKIDGVAVGSAKPGGYFYVDRPAGTYEVSTTTETKESISVAIKSGEVRYVRLDIQMGLLVGHVAPSLIWPDQAIAEIKGCHYIGDPQKP from the coding sequence ATGCTTATCGGCGTAAAGACTTGGCTGCGCGCAGCGTTCATCGTGGCGGCCGTGCCACTGTTCGCGGCCTGTGCCAGCGGACCGACATATGATGCGCTGCATGCGAGCGAACCGGCGGTGAGCGCCGAATCCGCCCGTATCTATTTCTACCGGCTTTCGACGATGGTGGGTTCCGCCATCCAGCCGTCCGTCAAGATCGACGGGGTCGCGGTCGGCTCCGCCAAGCCCGGCGGATATTTCTATGTCGATCGTCCCGCCGGCACATACGAAGTCAGCACCACGACCGAAACCAAGGAATCGATCAGCGTGGCGATCAAGAGCGGCGAGGTGCGCTATGTGCGGCTCGACATCCAGATGGGACTGCTGGTCGGCCATGTCGCGCCGTCGCTGATCTGGCCCGACCAGGCGATCGCGGAGATCAAGGGCTGTCACTATATCGGCGATCCGCAAAAGCCGTAG
- the upp gene encoding uracil phosphoribosyltransferase, whose translation MAGLTVLDHPLIQHKLTRMRDKRTGTKDFRELLNEIGMLICYEVTRDLAVETVEIETPVAAMRAPALAGKKLVFAPILRAGTGFLEGMLSLVPSARVAHIGLYRDHATLEPVEYYFKAPEDIAERLVIVMDPMLATGNSVSAAVTRLKAAGARRIRLMTLLCAPEGIATFQARHPDVPIWTAAIDSHLNAHGYIVPGLGDAGDRMFGTK comes from the coding sequence ATGGCGGGTCTGACGGTCCTCGATCATCCGCTGATCCAGCACAAGCTGACGCGGATGCGCGACAAGCGCACCGGCACGAAGGATTTCCGCGAACTGCTCAACGAGATCGGCATGCTGATCTGCTATGAGGTCACGCGCGACCTGGCGGTCGAGACGGTCGAGATCGAGACGCCGGTGGCGGCGATGCGGGCGCCGGCGCTGGCGGGCAAGAAGCTGGTCTTCGCGCCGATCCTGCGCGCCGGCACCGGATTCCTCGAAGGGATGCTGAGCCTGGTGCCGTCGGCGCGCGTCGCGCATATCGGACTCTATCGCGATCACGCGACGCTGGAGCCGGTCGAGTATTACTTCAAGGCGCCGGAGGACATCGCCGAACGGCTGGTGATCGTGATGGACCCGATGCTGGCGACCGGCAATTCGGTGAGCGCGGCGGTGACGCGGCTGAAGGCGGCGGGGGCGAGGCGCATCCGGCTGATGACGCTGCTCTGCGCCCCCGAAGGGATCGCCACGTTCCAGGCGCGCCACCCGGATGTGCCGATCTGGACCGCGGCGATCGACAGCCACCTCAACGCGCACGGCTACATCGTGCCGGGCCTGGGCGACGCGGGCGACCGGATGTTCGGGACGAAGTAA
- a CDS encoding phosphoribosyltransferase family protein, whose translation MRLENKRRLYVRVSWNEIHRQMRELAWWVHDVMTAGRKIEIVVGVSRGGLPFAAVLARELNIRENIESIGVSSYRGEKQVSGAQIIKPLHPDIVAKIRNGGENMIVLDDLVDTGGTFRELRKLWPNALYAAIYSKPEGEAEVDMRLLQAPQNSWVIFPWDAKDGDPQEVDPIGGAETE comes from the coding sequence ATGCGGCTGGAAAACAAGCGGCGCCTGTATGTGCGGGTGAGCTGGAACGAGATCCATCGCCAGATGCGCGAGCTCGCCTGGTGGGTGCACGACGTGATGACCGCCGGGCGCAAGATCGAGATCGTGGTCGGCGTCTCGCGCGGCGGCCTGCCCTTCGCCGCGGTGCTGGCGCGCGAGCTCAACATCCGCGAGAACATCGAGAGCATCGGCGTGTCGTCCTATCGCGGCGAGAAGCAGGTGAGCGGGGCGCAGATCATCAAGCCGCTGCATCCCGACATCGTCGCGAAGATCCGCAACGGCGGCGAGAACATGATCGTGCTCGACGACCTGGTCGACACCGGCGGCACCTTCCGCGAGCTGCGCAAGCTGTGGCCCAATGCGCTCTACGCCGCGATCTATTCCAAGCCGGAGGGCGAGGCCGAGGTCGACATGCGGCTGCTGCAGGCGCCGCAGAATTCGTGGGTCATCTTCCCCTGGGACGCCAAGGACGGCGATCCGCAGGAGGTCGACCCGATCGGCGGGGCGGAGACGGAATAG
- the zwf gene encoding glucose-6-phosphate dehydrogenase, whose amino-acid sequence MPQDGAIRVAQGAAAPQDASVHAPRPADPCALVIFGAGGDLTKRLLVPALYNLARTKVLPENFALIGVARHEMAVEDWRSQLHDFLKDSLKGEIDEAAWAKLAQAMSYVRGDITEPALYEALKGALDEAAKTHGTKGNAIFYLAVADKLFGPVIDALGAAGLTRETDGAWRRVVVEKPFGHDFASAKALNKRILNVLREDQTFRIDHFLGKDAVQSIMAFRFANGLFEPVWNRDRIDHVQITVAETVGVETRGDFYESTGALRDMVPNHVFALVSMVAMEPPVGFNEAAIRSKKADVLCAMPSIDPADVVRGQYGAGTVLGKAAKAYRHEPDVAPDSDTETYVAMRLEIDNWRWAGVPFYVRTGKHLAARNTEIAICFKQAPYAAFQDTTVESLRPNWLVLRIQPNEGISLQFDVKRRGPAVELAAVKMDFRYDDWFPKEANVGYETLIYDVMIGDPTLFMRADTVEQGWRAVQPVLDAWAAKATDLEAYEAGSDGPAAADALLARDGSRRTWRPVRSPGDGTS is encoded by the coding sequence ATGCCGCAGGACGGGGCTATCCGCGTCGCGCAGGGCGCCGCGGCGCCGCAGGATGCGTCGGTGCACGCGCCGCGCCCGGCCGATCCCTGCGCGCTGGTGATCTTCGGCGCGGGGGGCGATCTCACCAAGCGCCTGCTCGTGCCGGCGCTCTACAACCTGGCGCGCACCAAGGTGCTGCCGGAGAATTTCGCGCTGATCGGCGTGGCGCGGCACGAGATGGCGGTCGAGGATTGGCGCAGCCAGCTCCACGATTTCCTGAAGGACTCGCTCAAGGGCGAGATCGACGAAGCGGCCTGGGCCAAGCTCGCCCAGGCGATGTCCTATGTGCGCGGCGATATCACCGAACCGGCGCTCTATGAGGCGCTGAAGGGCGCGCTGGACGAGGCGGCGAAGACGCACGGCACCAAGGGCAATGCGATCTTCTACCTCGCGGTGGCCGACAAGCTGTTCGGCCCGGTGATCGACGCGCTGGGTGCCGCCGGCCTGACGCGGGAGACGGACGGCGCGTGGCGCCGCGTGGTGGTGGAGAAGCCGTTCGGGCACGATTTCGCCTCCGCCAAGGCGCTGAACAAGCGGATCCTCAACGTGCTGCGCGAGGACCAGACCTTCCGCATCGACCATTTCCTCGGCAAGGACGCGGTGCAGAGCATCATGGCATTCCGCTTCGCCAACGGCCTGTTCGAGCCGGTGTGGAATCGCGACCGCATCGACCATGTCCAGATCACGGTGGCGGAGACCGTGGGCGTGGAGACGCGGGGCGATTTCTACGAGTCGACGGGCGCCTTGCGCGACATGGTGCCGAACCACGTCTTCGCGCTGGTCTCGATGGTGGCGATGGAGCCGCCGGTGGGATTCAACGAGGCGGCGATCCGCTCGAAGAAAGCGGACGTGCTGTGCGCCATGCCGTCGATCGATCCGGCCGACGTGGTGCGCGGGCAATACGGCGCAGGCACCGTTCTCGGCAAGGCGGCGAAGGCCTATCGCCACGAGCCGGACGTCGCGCCCGATTCCGATACCGAGACCTATGTCGCGATGCGGCTGGAGATCGACAATTGGCGCTGGGCCGGGGTGCCGTTCTATGTCCGCACCGGCAAGCACCTGGCGGCGCGCAACACCGAGATCGCGATCTGCTTCAAGCAGGCGCCCTATGCCGCGTTCCAGGACACCACGGTGGAGTCGCTGCGGCCCAACTGGCTGGTGCTGCGCATCCAGCCCAACGAGGGCATCTCGCTGCAATTCGACGTCAAGCGGCGCGGGCCGGCGGTCGAGCTGGCGGCGGTGAAGATGGATTTCCGCTATGACGACTGGTTTCCGAAGGAGGCCAATGTCGGCTACGAGACCTTGATCTACGACGTGATGATCGGCGATCCGACGCTGTTCATGCGCGCCGATACGGTGGAGCAGGGCTGGCGTGCGGTGCAGCCCGTGCTCGACGCCTGGGCGGCGAAGGCCACCGACCTCGAAGCCTATGAAGCCGGCAGCGACGGACCGGCGGCGGCCGATGCCCTGCTGGCGCGCGACGGCAGCCGGCGGACTTGGCGGCCGGTGCGTTCGCCGGGCGACGGAACGTCCTAG
- the gnd gene encoding decarboxylating 6-phosphogluconate dehydrogenase, with amino-acid sequence MQIGVVGLGRMGGNISRRLMKAGHRTVVFDVNAKARTALVADGATDAASLAAMVQALGASPRAVWLMLPAGKITEDAVKQLAGLLGDGDILIDGGNSYYKDDIRRAKLLAEKGIRYVDCGTSGGVWGLERGYCMMIGGAKEAVDHLDPIFAALAPGEGDVPRTQGRSDGADPRAERGYIHAGPPGAGHFVKMVHNGIEYGLMQAYAEGFDILRNKNSDQLSQDERFDLNIADIAEVWRRGSVVSSWLLDLGASALAKDAKLDAYSGFVDDSGEGRWTIEAAVEQAVPAPVLSAALYARFRSRQDHTFGEKMLSAMRFGFGAHIEGALEGGKPVKKEDK; translated from the coding sequence ATGCAGATCGGCGTAGTCGGCCTCGGCCGCATGGGTGGCAATATCTCCCGCCGTTTGATGAAAGCCGGACACCGGACCGTTGTTTTCGACGTCAACGCGAAAGCGCGCACTGCGCTCGTCGCGGACGGCGCGACGGATGCCGCGTCGCTGGCCGCAATGGTGCAAGCGCTGGGCGCATCGCCGCGCGCCGTGTGGCTGATGCTGCCGGCGGGCAAGATCACCGAGGACGCCGTCAAGCAGCTCGCCGGGCTGCTGGGCGACGGCGACATCCTGATCGACGGCGGCAACTCCTATTACAAGGACGACATCCGGCGCGCGAAGCTGCTCGCCGAAAAGGGCATCCGCTATGTCGACTGCGGGACATCGGGCGGCGTATGGGGGCTCGAGCGCGGCTATTGCATGATGATCGGCGGCGCCAAGGAGGCGGTCGATCACCTCGATCCGATCTTCGCCGCGCTGGCGCCGGGCGAGGGAGACGTCCCGCGCACGCAGGGCCGCTCGGACGGCGCCGATCCGCGCGCCGAGCGCGGCTATATCCATGCCGGGCCGCCGGGCGCCGGGCACTTCGTCAAGATGGTGCACAACGGGATCGAATACGGCCTGATGCAGGCCTATGCCGAGGGCTTCGACATCCTGCGCAACAAGAACTCCGACCAGCTCTCACAGGACGAGCGCTTCGACCTCAATATCGCCGACATCGCGGAAGTGTGGCGGCGCGGCAGCGTGGTGTCGTCCTGGCTGCTCGACCTCGGCGCCTCGGCGCTCGCCAAGGACGCGAAGCTCGACGCCTATTCGGGCTTCGTCGACGATTCGGGCGAGGGACGCTGGACGATCGAGGCGGCGGTGGAGCAGGCGGTGCCGGCGCCGGTGCTGTCGGCGGCGCTCTATGCCCGCTTCCGCTCGCGCCAGGACCATACGTTCGGCGAGAAGATGCTGTCGGCGATGCGCTTCGGCTTCGGCGCCCATATCGAAGGCGCGTTGGAAGGCGGCAAGCCGGTCAAGAAAGAGGACAAGTGA